In Antechinus flavipes isolate AdamAnt ecotype Samford, QLD, Australia chromosome 3, AdamAnt_v2, whole genome shotgun sequence, a genomic segment contains:
- the GPR18 gene encoding N-arachidonyl glycine receptor, producing MAIQNNQNHSVSINLQPEEYKIAALVFYSCIFIIGLFVNVTALWVFSCSTKKRTTVTIYMMNVALLDIVFILCLPFRMIYYGKGKWQFGETFCHILGALTMFYPSIALWLLAFISADRYMAILQPKHTKELKNTSKAVLACVGIWIMTLAITTPLLFLNEDPDKDTNPASCLKILDIIHLKAMNMLNFTRLIFFFLIPLFIMIGCYSFIINSLLRGRTSKLKPKVKEKSIRIIITLIVQVLVCFVPFHICFTLLMLQRGENSYNPWSTFTTFLMNLSTCLDVILYYIVSKQFQARVISVMLYRNYLRSVRRKSFRSGSIRSLSNINSEMI from the coding sequence ATGGCTAtccaaaataatcaaaatcattctGTTTCTATTAACTTACAACCAGAAGAATACAAGATTGCAGCACTAGTATTCTACAGCTGTATCTTCATAATTGGATTATTTGTTAATGTGACTGCTCTCTGGGTCTTCAGTTGTAGCACCAAGAAGAGAACAACTGTAACTATCTATATGATGAATGTAGCTTTACTGGACATAGTCTTCATATTGTGCTTACCTTTCCGTATGATTTATTATGGAAAAGGTAAATGGCAATTTGGAGAGACTTTCTGTCACATTCTTGGAGCTCTCACAATGTTTTATCCAAGTATTGCCCTCTGGCTTCTTGCCTTTATTAGTGCTGATAGATACATGGCTATTTTGCAGCCCAAACATACCAAAGAACTTAAGAATACAAGCAAAGCAGTGCTAGCCTGCGTTGGAATTTGGATAATGACTCTTGCAATTACCACccctctattatttttaaatgaagatccAGATAAAGACACAAACCCTGCCAGCTGCCTGAAAATTCTGGACATAATTCACCTAAAAGCAATGAATATGCTGAACTTCActcgtttgatttttttcttcttgattcctCTTTTCATCATGATTGGATGTTATTCGTTCATTATTAATAGTCTCCTTCGTGGCCGGACTTCTAAACTAAAGCCAAAGGTCAAGGAAAAGTCCATAAGAATAATTATCACTCTCATTGTACAAGTGCTTGTGTGCTTTGTTCCctttcatatttgttttactcTTTTAATGTTACAACGAGGGGAAAACAGCTATAATCCATGGAGCACCTTTACCACTTTCCTTATGAATCTCAGCACATGTCTGGACGTTATACTCTATTACATTGTCTCAAAACAATTTCAAGCTCGAGTCATCAGTGTCATGCTATATCGAAATTATCTTCGAAGTGTGCGCAGGAAGAGTTTTCGATCAGGCAGCATAAGGTCACTAAGCAATATTAACAGTGAAATGATATaa